DNA from Brachybacterium avium:
GTGCCGGGCGACCGCCCACTTACCGGTACCGATCAGCGCCCCGAACGCGCAGCCAACGAACGCCAGGGCCCACAGGCCTCCAAGGACCAGGGCGACCAGGGTGTTCACCTCCGCGCCGAAAACATCCAGGCTCGGGGTCACGCCTTCGAACGGGTTCATGTCAGGTTCCTTCCGTGATGGGTGCAGCAGAGAGGTAGGGGTTGTCGATGGATGCCAACGTCCGGGAGACGGTCGCTCCCAGGCGCAGAAATGCTCGCTGCGTGGGAGCAGCGAGACGATCGAAGGACAGCCGTGAGCCGGCGTCGATGTGCGAGTCGTACGGGATCTCGAGCACCTCAGCGGTGTTCTCCTCGAACCATGCCCGCCACTTCGGTGCGTTCTCGTGATCGACCGCGGCGCCGCGCACGTGAGAGATCACCGTGACCGCGTTGCGGACCAGGTCGTCGCGGCCCATCTCGTGCAGCTGCACGATCATCTGCTGCGCGGAGCGAACGTGGTCGTACGACCAGCGCAGGGGGATCACCAGCACGTCGGCGGTGTCGGCGGCCGCGGTCCAGTTCGGGGCCAGCAGCGAGTTGCCAGTGTCGACCACGATCAGCTGATAGAAGCGCGAGAGGATCGCGTGCAGCCTCATGAACTCGTCGTGGCCGATCATCCGCATACTGCGGGAGTCCTCCGCAGAGGCGAGCACGTCGAACTTGCCCACTTGCTGGTGGCGCAGGAACCGGCCCAGATCGCCCGTCCCTCCTCGCCCTGTCTCGAAGAGCTCCGCGCTGTCCAGCAGGTCGACCGCCGTGGTGGGGAACCGCCCCGCTGCGGTGCGCAGCCCCAGCGTGCCCTGGTTCTCATTGTTGTCCCAGGCGACGACCCCGCCGCCGCGATGCTCGCCGAGGATCGCGGCGAGCAGCGCCACCACAGGAGTCTTCCCGGCCGAACCCTTGTGGTTCGCGACCGCGACCGTCATGGGGCGTGAGAGCTGCAGGCCCGCATCGCGCTCGTCCTCGAGCCGGGACAGCTCCTCCTTGCCCGGACGCAGCTTCACCAGACCGAGGGTGGCCAGCGCCAGGCGGCGACGCCACCCCTCCGACGCCGCCAGTCGGTGGTCACCGGAAGAGGCCACCTCGAGGGCGGCGTATGACGGCTGATTTGTGCGCTCACTCACGCCTGTGGAAGTCTGCGTGGCATCTGAACGATTCGGGGAATCGAGGGGGAAGCAGACACCCTCTTCGCATCCGCTCGGCCCTCCCGCGACTCTGCCACCTCCGCCTCAGCGGGGGTGGCCGCACCAGGGAGGTGCCCGGACTGTTGAAGAAGCTCGTGGGCAGCGCTCTGACGACGCTCGTAGCTCCCGCCCTGCCAGTCGTTCACCGTAGCCCCCTGTAGTTACGTCTCATCATGCTTCCATAGTCTCGCATGTTCCCGTAGCATGCAACCATGCGGAAACTTGCACAACCTCAGTTCGATCGGGCGATGCGCCGCGACTGGCCGATGATGATGGACGCCACCGACATCTCCGAGTTCACCGGATGGACGAAGCTGACGATCCTGAACTGGATCAAGGAAGGGCAGCTCACCGGAGCGCTGACCCTCTCGGACGCCCCGAAGTCGACCGTCCTGATCCCGCGGGAGCTGGTCTTCGCGCAGCTCGATCCTCGCCACGGACCCTCCGGCCAGAAGTGAGGGGCTGATGAAGAAGGCTCTCGCCATTGGCTCGGCCGGCATCCTCCTCCTCGGAGGGACTGTCGTCGGCGCTGCCGTCCTCGATGACCCGAAGACCGCGAGTTCATGCGTCCCAGGCGGCGCGGCAGTCACCGTCAGTATCGACGGGCTGCCCACCG
Protein-coding regions in this window:
- a CDS encoding MinD/ParA family ATP-binding protein, coding for MSERTNQPSYAALEVASSGDHRLAASEGWRRRLALATLGLVKLRPGKEELSRLEDERDAGLQLSRPMTVAVANHKGSAGKTPVVALLAAILGEHRGGGVVAWDNNENQGTLGLRTAAGRFPTTAVDLLDSAELFETGRGGTGDLGRFLRHQQVGKFDVLASAEDSRSMRMIGHDEFMRLHAILSRFYQLIVVDTGNSLLAPNWTAAADTADVLVIPLRWSYDHVRSAQQMIVQLHEMGRDDLVRNAVTVISHVRGAAVDHENAPKWRAWFEENTAEVLEIPYDSHIDAGSRLSFDRLAAPTQRAFLRLGATVSRTLASIDNPYLSAAPITEGT